From the Patescibacteria group bacterium genome, the window AGAATTCGGCGATGAGAAGGGGATAAATTGGCCAAAATCAGTGGCGCCTTTTGAAATTTATTTAATTAATATTTCTGACTTAGATAAAATATCGCCGGTGGTTGATAAAATATACAATGATTTAGAAAAAGCGGGTTTTGAAGTTTTATATGATGATCGAGATTTTTCGGCAGGGATTAAATTTGCGGACGCGGATTTAATTGGGGCACCGGTGAGGATTGTGGTGAGCCAAAAAACTTTAGTAAAAAATGCGGTTGAGATAAAATTGCGTTCTCAACAAAAAACCGAACTCGTCCCGATTGAAAATTTAATCGAAGAACTCAAAAAATAATTATCTGAATGCTTAATTAAAGGTTGACTGGGGTGATTTTTTTAGGTATAATTTTTAATGGCAGTGCATATTGTACCTTTCCAGCCCGGAGGCGATGTGGGAGTGCAAATCAAACAAGATGGTTCAACTTTGATTTTTATTTGTCCAAATTGCCAAGAATTAAACACCCGAGCGGCGAATTTTTGCATTTGGTGCGGATACCATCTAATTGATCCGGAGGGTCAAAAAAAAGTTGACAAAACAGAATGTCCTGAGTGTGAGAATAAGACCCCCAACCTGGGTATTTTATGTGAGAAGTGTGGTAAGTCTCGATAGCCTGTATCCAAATCCAGATACCCGGAGGTGAGAGGGATGGTCTACTGCGAAAAGTGTGGGCGTCAGATGGGATTAACTCCGCGTCTTTATGGACGTCATTATCGATATGAATACAAATGTTCTTGGTGCGGATATTCTTTTAGTGAGCAATGTCACAATCTTAAAGACCGAAAGAGAAATGGTCGTAATAAGCATTTGGAATACTTGCGTCAGGAAT encodes:
- a CDS encoding zinc ribbon domain-containing protein, which translates into the protein MAVHIVPFQPGGDVGVQIKQDGSTLIFICPNCQELNTRAANFCIWCGYHLIDPEGQKKVDKTECPECENKTPNLGILCEKCGKSR